In one window of Erwinia tasmaniensis Et1/99 DNA:
- the lplT gene encoding lysophospholipid transporter LplT encodes MAVIAAQFFSAFGDNALLFATLAVLKQLVYPDWSQPVLQMVFVATYIILAPFVGQLADSFAKGRVMMFANSLKLLGALTICVGFDPFLGYSLVGIGAAAYSPAKYGILGELTGGDTLVKANGLMESSTIAAILLGSVAGGFLADWDLTGALLTCVLVYGLAVAANLLIPTLAVARAGLSWHPKQVSASFFQACAILWRDGQTRFSLVGTSMFWGAGVTLRFLLVLWVPVALGIVDNKTPTLLNGMVAIGIVFGAVAAAKLVTLKTVARCMPAGVLIGVAVLLFSLQHHAVNAYILLVCIGMLGGFFVVPLNALLQMRGKESVGAGNAIAVQNLGENTAMLLMLGLYSLAIKLGVSPVATGAGFGALFALAIALLWGWQGVQIRNKR; translated from the coding sequence ATGGCGGTAATTGCAGCTCAATTCTTTTCGGCATTTGGCGACAATGCGCTGCTGTTCGCCACCCTGGCGGTGCTGAAGCAGCTGGTCTACCCGGACTGGAGCCAGCCCGTATTACAGATGGTGTTTGTCGCCACCTATATCATCCTGGCGCCGTTTGTTGGCCAGCTGGCGGACAGCTTCGCCAAAGGGCGGGTAATGATGTTTGCCAACTCGCTTAAGCTGCTGGGCGCGCTGACCATCTGCGTGGGGTTCGATCCCTTCCTCGGCTATAGCCTGGTGGGGATTGGCGCAGCGGCTTATTCCCCGGCGAAGTACGGAATTCTCGGTGAACTTACCGGCGGCGATACGTTGGTGAAAGCCAACGGACTAATGGAGTCATCGACCATTGCCGCTATCCTCCTCGGTTCGGTAGCCGGAGGCTTTCTCGCCGACTGGGATCTGACGGGGGCGCTCCTGACCTGTGTGTTGGTCTACGGACTGGCGGTGGCAGCCAACCTGTTGATACCCACGCTTGCCGTCGCGCGCGCTGGCCTCTCCTGGCATCCTAAGCAGGTCTCTGCCAGCTTTTTCCAGGCCTGCGCTATCCTGTGGCGCGACGGACAAACCCGATTTTCTCTGGTGGGAACCAGCATGTTTTGGGGGGCGGGCGTCACGCTGCGCTTCCTGCTGGTGCTGTGGGTGCCGGTGGCGCTGGGGATCGTCGATAACAAAACGCCAACGCTGCTGAATGGGATGGTGGCGATTGGTATTGTGTTCGGCGCGGTGGCCGCCGCGAAACTGGTGACGTTAAAAACCGTGGCGCGCTGTATGCCCGCCGGCGTGCTAATTGGCGTGGCGGTGCTGCTGTTCTCATTACAGCATCATGCGGTAAATGCTTATATCCTGCTGGTTTGCATCGGCATGCTCGGCGGCTTTTTTGTGGTGCCGCTCAACGCCCTGTTGCAAATGCGTGGTAAAGAGAGCGTTGGGGCCGGTAACGCCATAGCGGTACAGAATCTCGGTGAAAATACCGCGATGCTGCTGATGTTGGGGCTTTACTCGCTGGCGATCAAACTTGGCGTATCGCCGGTGGCCACGGGCGCAGGTTTCGGGGCGCTGTTCGCGCTGGCGATCGCCCTACTGTGGGGCTGGCAAGGTGTACAGATACGCAATAAGCGATGA